The following are from one region of the Melaminivora suipulveris genome:
- a CDS encoding penicillin-binding protein 1A, with product MTTSSPDKKPAPPRERLPAWLRIPLLALAWLLGLGLAGAAAVVLAVALGLAVAYPNLPDISELADYKPKLPMRVYSVEGALLGEFGEERRNLTPIEDIPKVMTDAVLAIEDARFFEHGGVDYKGVLRAALANLGRVKSQGASTITMQVARNVYLSSEKTFTRKIYEILLTFKLEHLLSKNQILEIYMNQIYLGNRAYGFAAAAETYFGKPLKSVTIAEAAMLAGLPKAPSAYNPISNPKRARSRQLYIIERMQENGFISAAQAAEAKQEPIRLRSPGDSTRIHAEYVAEMARQLIFAQYGNEAYTRGLNVYTTLNAGEQEAAYRALRQGIMDYERRQHYRGPERFVTLPTAASEVEDAIDDALAQHPDNGDVLAAVVLEASAKKIVAARADGEKLEITGDGLKPAQSGLSDKAPPNIRLRRGAVIRVVQTPKKTWEITQLPEVEGAFVAIDPRSGAIRALVGGFDFDKNKFNHVTQAWRQPGSAFKPFIYSAALEKGFTPATVINDAPLFFGSGVTGGQPWEPKNYDGKYDGPMTMRAGLARSKNLVSIRVLQAVGPKTAQQWVSRFGFDADKHPAYLTMALGAGSVTPLQMATGYSVFANGGYRVNPYLITRVSDHKGRVLSNFQPPPTQENPRAIDARNAFIMDSLLQEVTRSGTAARAQGTLKRPDLYGKTGTTNDSVDAWFAGFQPTVTAVTWIGYDTPRNLGSRETGGGLSLPVWISFMQKALNGVPVTEPTVPEGVTNVSGEWYYDEYARSGGVSSVGLEASMPGAGAPAIAPVTPPPPEERNRILDLFRN from the coding sequence ATGACCACTTCTTCCCCCGACAAGAAACCCGCCCCGCCGCGTGAGCGCCTGCCGGCCTGGTTGCGCATCCCCCTGCTGGCGCTGGCCTGGCTGCTGGGCCTGGGGCTGGCCGGCGCCGCTGCCGTGGTCCTGGCCGTGGCGCTGGGCCTGGCGGTGGCCTACCCCAATCTGCCCGACATCTCGGAACTGGCCGACTACAAGCCCAAGTTGCCGATGCGCGTGTACTCGGTCGAGGGCGCGCTGCTGGGCGAGTTCGGCGAGGAGCGGCGCAACCTCACGCCCATCGAGGACATCCCCAAGGTCATGACGGACGCCGTGCTGGCCATCGAGGACGCGCGCTTTTTCGAGCATGGCGGCGTGGATTACAAGGGCGTGCTGCGTGCCGCTCTGGCCAACCTCGGGCGCGTGAAAAGCCAAGGCGCCTCGACCATCACCATGCAGGTGGCGCGCAACGTCTACCTGTCGTCCGAAAAAACATTTACGCGCAAGATTTACGAGATTCTGTTGACCTTCAAGCTGGAACACTTGCTGAGCAAGAACCAGATCCTGGAGATCTACATGAACCAGATCTACCTGGGCAACCGGGCCTACGGCTTTGCCGCCGCCGCCGAGACTTACTTCGGCAAGCCGCTCAAGTCGGTGACCATCGCCGAGGCCGCCATGCTCGCCGGCCTGCCCAAGGCTCCCTCGGCCTACAACCCCATCAGCAACCCCAAGCGCGCGCGCAGCCGCCAGCTCTACATCATCGAGCGCATGCAGGAAAACGGCTTCATCAGCGCCGCGCAGGCCGCCGAGGCCAAGCAGGAGCCGATCCGCCTGCGCTCGCCCGGCGACAGCACGCGCATCCACGCCGAATACGTGGCCGAAATGGCGCGCCAGCTGATCTTTGCGCAATACGGCAACGAGGCCTACACGCGCGGGCTGAACGTCTACACCACGCTGAACGCTGGCGAGCAGGAGGCCGCCTATCGCGCGCTGCGCCAGGGCATCATGGACTATGAGCGGCGCCAGCACTACCGCGGGCCGGAGCGCTTCGTCACCCTGCCGACCGCTGCCTCCGAGGTCGAGGACGCCATCGACGACGCCCTGGCGCAGCACCCCGACAACGGCGACGTGCTGGCCGCCGTGGTGCTGGAGGCCAGCGCGAAAAAAATCGTCGCCGCGCGCGCCGATGGCGAGAAGCTGGAGATCACCGGCGACGGCCTGAAGCCCGCGCAATCGGGCCTGTCCGACAAGGCGCCGCCCAACATCCGGCTGCGCCGCGGCGCGGTGATCCGCGTGGTGCAGACGCCCAAGAAGACCTGGGAGATCACGCAACTGCCCGAGGTGGAAGGGGCGTTTGTCGCCATCGATCCGCGCTCGGGCGCCATCCGCGCGCTGGTGGGCGGCTTCGACTTCGACAAGAACAAGTTCAACCACGTCACCCAGGCCTGGCGCCAGCCGGGCTCGGCGTTCAAACCCTTCATCTACTCGGCGGCGCTGGAAAAGGGCTTCACCCCGGCCACGGTCATCAACGACGCGCCACTGTTCTTCGGCTCGGGCGTGACCGGCGGCCAGCCCTGGGAGCCCAAGAACTACGACGGCAAATACGACGGCCCCATGACCATGCGCGCCGGCCTTGCGCGCTCCAAGAACCTGGTGTCGATCCGCGTGCTCCAGGCCGTGGGCCCGAAGACCGCGCAGCAGTGGGTCTCGCGCTTCGGCTTCGACGCCGACAAGCACCCGGCATACCTGACCATGGCGCTGGGCGCCGGCTCGGTCACGCCGCTGCAGATGGCCACCGGCTACTCGGTCTTCGCCAATGGCGGCTACCGCGTCAATCCCTACCTGATCACCCGCGTGTCGGACCACAAGGGCCGCGTGCTGTCCAACTTCCAGCCGCCGCCCACGCAGGAAAATCCGCGCGCCATCGACGCGCGCAACGCCTTCATCATGGACAGCCTGCTGCAGGAGGTGACCCGCTCGGGCACCGCCGCGCGCGCACAAGGGACCTTGAAGCGCCCCGACCTGTACGGCAAGACCGGCACCACCAACGACTCGGTCGATGCCTGGTTCGCGGGCTTTCAGCCCACAGTCACGGCGGTGACCTGGATCGGCTACGACACGCCGCGCAACCTGGGCAGCCGCGAGACCGGCGGCGGCCTGTCGCTGCCGGTATGGATCAGCTTCATGCAAAAGGCGCTGAACGGCGTGCCGGTGACCGAGCCCACCGTGCCCGAGGGCGTGACCAACGTCAGTGGCGAGTGGTATTACGACGAGTACGCGCGCAGTGGCGGCGTCTCCAGCGTGGGCCTGGAAGCATCGATGCCGGGCGCCGGCGCGCCGGCCATCGCCCCGGTCACCCCACCACCGCCCGAGGAACGCAACCGCATCCTGGATCTGTTCCGCAATTGA
- the cyaY gene encoding iron donor protein CyaY: protein MTDLEFMDRAEALLSALEHGCDRINDETDCDLDSQRTGGMVTIAFANGSQIIVNLQKPLHEVWLAARSGGYHYRFDGAHWRDTKSGSEFFADLARCASEQAGQPLRFAPA from the coding sequence ATGACCGACCTGGAATTCATGGACCGCGCCGAGGCTTTGCTCTCGGCATTGGAGCACGGCTGCGACCGGATCAACGACGAGACCGACTGCGACCTGGACAGCCAGCGCACGGGCGGCATGGTCACCATCGCCTTCGCCAATGGCAGCCAGATCATCGTGAATCTGCAAAAACCCCTGCACGAGGTCTGGCTGGCGGCTCGCTCGGGTGGCTACCACTACCGCTTCGACGGCGCCCACTGGCGGGACACCAAGAGCGGCAGCGAGTTCTTCGCCGATCTGGCGCGCTGCGCCAGCGAACAGGCCGGCCAGCCGCTGCGCTTCGCGCCGGCCTGA
- the lptM gene encoding LPS translocon maturation chaperone LptM — MFKGRRILVSTLCPVALAALAALSGCGQRGPLYLPAKPAASLPQTLQPPAATPTGTPAAVPAAGAASAPVSSRTTSRP; from the coding sequence ATGTTCAAAGGCCGCCGCATTCTAGTCAGCACGCTGTGCCCCGTCGCCCTGGCAGCCCTTGCCGCCCTGTCCGGCTGCGGCCAGCGCGGGCCGCTGTACCTGCCCGCCAAACCGGCCGCCAGCCTGCCGCAGACGCTGCAGCCGCCAGCCGCTACGCCCACCGGCACGCCCGCCGCCGTGCCCGCGGCTGGTGCCGCCTCCGCCCCCGTTTCCTCCCGCACCACCTCCCGTCCATGA
- the lysA gene encoding diaminopimelate decarboxylase: protein MIPSPLPGQPQLHYRNQSLYLEDCRLADLAREHGTPLYVYSTASMLEALAAYRRGFAGRRVQICYAMKANPSLAVLQLFAREGCGFDIVSGGELARVLAAGGDPARVIFSGVGKTRAEMRQALEAGIGCFNVESEAELEVLSEVASAMSLRAPVSIRVNPNVDARTHPYISTGLKGNKFGIAHERTLATYQRAAALPGLRVVGIDCHIGSQITEKTPFLDALERMLDLVAAIEAAGIAIHHIDLGGGLGINYNGDEPPAADALWARLLERLDARGYGDRRLMIEPGRSLVGNAGVCLTEVLYCKPGEQKNFCIVDAAMNDLPRPAMYQAYHAIVPLEDRAEGREPVVYDVVGPVCESGDWLGRDRSLAVQPGELLAVLSAGAYCSAMGSTYNSRARPPEVLVSGSAAQLVRTRESVSDLFRNERLPGNNA, encoded by the coding sequence ATGATCCCCTCTCCCCTGCCCGGCCAGCCGCAACTGCACTACCGCAATCAGTCCCTGTACCTGGAGGACTGCCGCCTGGCCGATCTGGCGCGCGAGCATGGCACGCCGCTGTACGTCTATTCCACAGCCAGCATGCTGGAGGCGCTTGCCGCCTACCGGCGCGGCTTTGCCGGCCGGCGCGTGCAGATCTGCTACGCCATGAAGGCCAATCCGTCGCTGGCGGTGCTGCAGCTGTTCGCCCGCGAAGGCTGCGGCTTCGACATCGTCTCGGGCGGCGAACTGGCGCGCGTGCTGGCCGCCGGCGGCGATCCGGCCCGTGTCATCTTCTCGGGCGTGGGCAAGACGCGCGCCGAGATGCGCCAGGCGCTGGAGGCGGGCATTGGCTGCTTCAACGTCGAGAGCGAGGCCGAACTGGAAGTGCTCAGCGAGGTCGCCTCCGCCATGAGCCTGCGCGCGCCGGTCAGCATCCGCGTCAACCCCAATGTCGACGCCAGGACGCACCCCTACATCTCCACCGGCCTGAAGGGCAACAAGTTCGGCATCGCGCACGAGCGCACGCTGGCCACCTACCAGCGCGCCGCGGCCCTGCCCGGCCTGCGCGTGGTGGGCATCGACTGCCACATCGGCTCGCAGATCACCGAGAAGACGCCATTCCTGGACGCGCTGGAGCGCATGCTGGATCTGGTTGCCGCCATCGAGGCCGCCGGCATCGCCATCCACCACATCGATCTGGGCGGCGGCCTGGGCATCAACTACAACGGCGACGAGCCGCCCGCCGCCGATGCGCTGTGGGCGCGGCTGCTGGAACGCCTGGACGCGCGCGGCTATGGCGACCGGCGGCTCATGATCGAGCCCGGCCGATCGCTGGTGGGCAACGCCGGCGTGTGCCTGACCGAGGTGCTGTATTGCAAGCCCGGCGAGCAGAAGAATTTCTGCATCGTCGACGCCGCCATGAACGACCTGCCGCGCCCGGCCATGTACCAGGCGTATCACGCCATCGTGCCGCTGGAGGACCGCGCCGAGGGCCGCGAGCCGGTGGTCTACGACGTGGTCGGCCCGGTATGCGAGAGCGGCGACTGGCTGGGCCGCGACCGCAGCCTGGCGGTGCAGCCGGGCGAGCTGCTGGCGGTGCTGTCGGCCGGCGCTTATTGCAGCGCCATGGGCAGCACCTACAACAGCCGCGCGCGCCCGCCCGAGGTGCTGGTCTCGGGCAGCGCCGCCCAGTTGGTGCGCACGCGCGAGAGCGTGAGCGATCTGTTTCGCAACGAGCGGCTGCCCGGCAACAACGCCTGA
- a CDS encoding MBL fold metallo-hydrolase, giving the protein MPLQPLELYRDRNHACLMFSDLVEEDGQAVQANQFLIVDDDTGAIIDPGGNLAFNELFMGMSRHFSPQKLSYIIASHADPDIIASLDRWLTSTSAQLVISRVWERFVPHFTKVGKTEGRMIAVPDSGGHLPLGRHELVLLPAHFMHSEGNFHFYDPVSRILFSGDLGVSMTNGAEARVPVTDLAPHIPRMEGFHRRYMVSNKILRLWTRMARQLDIAMIVPQHGAPILGAKAIGEFYDWLDGLACGVDLFDERAYQVPTAFIDPATRQARPALRAVGA; this is encoded by the coding sequence ATGCCTCTGCAACCCCTGGAACTGTACCGAGACCGCAACCACGCCTGCCTGATGTTCTCCGACCTGGTCGAGGAAGACGGCCAGGCGGTGCAGGCGAACCAGTTCCTGATCGTCGACGACGACACCGGCGCCATCATCGATCCAGGCGGCAACCTGGCGTTCAACGAGCTGTTCATGGGCATGTCGCGGCATTTCTCGCCGCAAAAGCTGTCCTACATCATCGCCTCGCACGCCGACCCGGACATCATCGCCTCGCTGGACCGCTGGCTGACCAGCACCTCGGCGCAGCTGGTCATCTCGCGTGTGTGGGAGCGCTTCGTGCCGCACTTCACCAAGGTCGGCAAGACGGAGGGCCGCATGATCGCCGTGCCCGACAGCGGCGGCCACCTGCCGCTGGGCCGGCACGAACTGGTGCTGCTGCCGGCGCACTTCATGCACTCGGAGGGCAACTTCCATTTCTACGACCCGGTCAGCCGCATCCTGTTTTCCGGCGACCTGGGCGTATCCATGACCAACGGAGCCGAGGCGCGCGTGCCGGTGACCGACTTGGCACCGCACATCCCGCGCATGGAAGGCTTTCACCGCCGCTACATGGTCAGCAACAAGATCCTGCGGCTGTGGACGCGCATGGCGCGCCAGCTCGACATCGCCATGATCGTGCCGCAACACGGCGCGCCCATCCTGGGCGCCAAGGCGATTGGCGAGTTCTACGACTGGCTGGACGGCCTGGCCTGCGGCGTGGACCTGTTCGACGAACGCGCCTACCAGGTGCCCACCGCCTTCATCGACCCGGCCACGCGGCAGGCGCGCCCAGCGCTGCGCGCCGTGGGCGCCTGA
- a CDS encoding sulfite oxidase heme-binding subunit YedZ — MARAPQRGAWLLRPWAKPLVFALCLAPLAWLVFGAAADRLGANPAEALIRALGDWTLRFLCITLAVTPLRLAAGLAPLARYRRMLGLFTFFYALLHLLAYAGFDMGLDAQEIARDVAKRPFILVGMLTFALLLILAATSFNAAVRWLGGRRWQRLHRGVYAVAPLALLHFWWMRAGKNDFAEVLVYAAILGALLLSRLPPMRRILLHKQ; from the coding sequence GCTGCGCCCCTGGGCCAAGCCGCTGGTGTTCGCGCTGTGCCTGGCCCCGCTGGCCTGGCTGGTCTTCGGCGCGGCGGCGGATCGGCTGGGCGCGAATCCGGCCGAGGCGCTCATCCGCGCCCTGGGCGACTGGACGCTGCGCTTTCTGTGCATCACCCTGGCCGTGACCCCGTTGCGCCTGGCAGCTGGCCTGGCGCCGCTGGCGCGTTATCGACGTATGCTGGGGCTGTTCACGTTTTTCTACGCGCTGCTGCACCTGCTGGCCTACGCCGGGTTCGACATGGGGCTGGACGCCCAGGAAATAGCGCGCGACGTGGCCAAGCGGCCCTTCATCCTGGTGGGCATGCTGACCTTCGCGCTGCTGCTGATCCTGGCCGCCACCTCGTTCAACGCCGCCGTGCGCTGGCTCGGCGGGCGGCGCTGGCAGCGTCTGCACCGCGGCGTCTACGCCGTGGCGCCGCTGGCGCTGCTGCATTTTTGGTGGATGCGCGCGGGCAAGAACGACTTTGCCGAGGTCCTGGTCTATGCCGCCATCCTGGGCGCTCTGCTGCTGTCGCGTCTGCCGCCGATGCGCCGTATTTTGCTACATAAACAATAG